DNA from Balearica regulorum gibbericeps isolate bBalReg1 chromosome 18, bBalReg1.pri, whole genome shotgun sequence:
TGACATCTGGCTTCTCCAGAGTTTGTCGtctcctctggatggcatccacAATCTTTTTCCTGGGGCCCAATGGGATATTGATGCTCTTCAGGTCATTGTCTGAGCATAGCATGAGGGCCTCCAAGtcaatcttttccttcttcaagaTGGAGATGAACTCAAACATGTGCAGGGAAGCCAGAAAAGTCTCCAAGGGGCTGGTGtccggttcatcatcatcatctaaGCCCAGCTCCACCTCATCCCAGGGTAGCTCCTCCGCGTTCCTCTCCTGCAGGCTGTTGGCACTGCCAATGCTATCGTTGAGACTTGGCGAGCGCTGCAGGCGGCTCCGCAGTTTGACACCTACCCCATCTGTGTTGTCTTCACCCAGCGTGCCAGCATCTTCCCGGCCAATCCCAAAAAGTCCGCTGCTGATGTAGTTGCGCCGGAACACCATGGTGCCCAGCCCAGGGCGGTTGAACAAGGAGTCGTGGCCAGAGTCGGTGCTGACTTCTGAGTGGGCCGAGTCCACGTGCAAACCTGGGTCACTTATGGCACGGGAGACAGTGTCTTCATCCGTGAGGAACATGTCTCTGATATTACGCCGAGTCCACTCCTTGGGGCTGGCGTATGTGCCCTGCTTCACAAACATGACGTCGTTCCCCAGCTGCAGACCAGACAGAGACCGCACGCTTTTCCTCCCGTCCTCGTAGATCTTGAATGTCCCATCCACCTGCTTCTTCTTCTCTAGCTTCTTTTGTATTTTCGTCTTTCCCTTGGCTGTGCCATGGATGGTGGCTTGTGAATATGGCAGAGAAGTCACCATAGACATGTGTTGGAACTTCTTGCTTAAGGTGCTACTCGAATAGCTGGAGAAGCTCATGGTATCTGAATTATCCGACATCTCCTTTCTGTACCGTTTCTCCATCCTTTCGTGGTGCTTCTTCTGCAGCTTCACACAGTCCTTAATCCTCCGTTCCGCGTCCCGAAAGGCCTTGTCCTTCAGTTTGCTCACCAGCTTGGGGTTGAGGCTGCTCTGCTTGGCAGCAATAGAGTCCAGGTATCGCACACACTCCATGTGTCCCTTCATGGCTGCCATGTCCAGCGGGGTGTGGTAGTCATTGTCCAGGCACCAGATGTTGGCCCCAAAAGAGatgaggaaggaaaggcagtTCAGGTGGCCGTTGGCTGCTGCCAGGTGGAGAGGGGTGTTCCCCCAGATGTCACATTTGTCTGGATCACCCCTAGACggcaagaaaaacaacaagTTAGCACGCAGGCATGTCTGGCAGACTCTTCTGAGATATTCCCAGTTGAACAGGGGCAAATCAGCACCAGGAACTGTTGCCTCCTCAAAATACGAAGCTACATGCCTCCAGCCCCAAAAGCTGAATTCTAACGGGGTCTTCTGGAGGGCTGTACTGCTGACATGGAATCACATGCCTGACACGCAAGCCTGTGATTATTTCCATGATTTGCATTTAGCTCTCAGGAAACAGTGTTTCTGCATCAAACCGAGTTTTGGAGGGACTCAAGCCAGATTCTGAATAGCCCAGAACTGAGATGTGGAGCTGATTCTAGCTCACCTTGTTATAAAATTCCAAATCTCAAGCATCCTATTAAATGCTAGTCAGATTTAATCTTCAAAACTTGGCTTCATTCAGATTCTGTGGAGACACATCCCAAAATACCTCTCCATACGCCACATCCTGTGTGGGACACCATGTGTTCCCACCACGATGGCAGCACCACCATGAAACGACCATCCTCAGCATTGGTTCTGAAACCCACCAGCTGCTGCACCTTCCCACCCTCCTGTTCATTGGTGCCTGCAGGAATTCAGGGCACGAGAGGGCACGTAGTCAGTAGAGAATAAGAGCAAAGTTTCTGGCACTGGCCATgaggttggggttttgtgtggggttttgctGCACCACACTCGGTTTCGATTGCATGGCTTGAAGCACACTGGTATTAGCACATCCTGAGAATCCAGTTTCAGAGAAAGTGGAGATTAGGTTTCTGCACTCCTCAAGAGCTGGATACTCAACTAATGCCATCAGCATCTCTTCTCACACCGTGCTGGCCCCTACCCCAGCAAGCTGCTGACAGGGCACAACCGCTTGCCCACATCTCCTGCCTGCCGTGACGGGATGGACACAAACTTAGGACTGAAGGGAAGTCTGTCTTCCTGACATTCCCCTGTAGTTATGATCTGCTGAAACAAGAGATAGTTCACACCCCTGCTGGCACCAGCCTTTGCCTGAGCACATGTCCTAATGATACGCAGCCAGCAGCAGTATCTGTCAACAGGGCGCTCTCCCTTCGTGCACATGGATAAGGCGAAGCCATTTATTAAGGCTGTGCAGCCCCACCATCTTCAAGAGCAACTCCCCGCGGGCAGCGGGGCTCTGgctcagcacagctcctgcccgTTTCCACACCAGACTTTCAATGAGCTCAGGCGGAACCGAGCACTGTCCCTCCATCACAAAGACCTCAGCTCCAAGCCCTGGTGACACCAGGGGTCTGGAAGGCAAACGCATACTTGAGACCTTCAGCCTGCATTACTTTACTCCTAGCTGCTTTAGGACCTGTGCTGACAAGAGCTaggagcagcagagcccagaACCCTCTCCCAAACCCCACATGCTCTGCTCTATGGCTGGCCTTCAGGCAACAGCAGAGCCGGAGCAGAGCCACCCGGCCAGCATCACGACTAGTTCACAATCCGCAGGCTTTGCCAACATCTCAGCTATGTAATACCAAAGGGAAATTATTCTGCaaaagtgtcctggtttcagcaggcaGAAGCGATAAAGATGGCACCCAGAGGTTATTAAGCTGGAGATTATTTGGACCCAGAGCGCGAGCTTCCCAGCTGTATTCCCCAAGAGCCGCTACGAGGTCTGCTCAAGCTTTCCCCTTGTGGGAGCACCAGCAGTTGCTCTCCACCACACGTGTATTTTCACAAAACCTGTAGAAACTTAGTAACTACAACCTTGAGCCCACTAGCAAATTCAGCAGGAGTTAGTCAAAAGGGTCAAAACTGTGTAAGGGCCAAAAAGACCCACAAAACCTGCAGGACTTCTGTATCCAGAGCCTTCAACATCTCTCATAGAAGCACAAAAAGGCTTCAAAAATGGGTGCTagggaggagaagggcaggagaTCACAGGACTGAGGAGCCATGAAGCCagcagaaggagaggaggaagctgcCAGTACTCCAGCAATGCCGAGTTTCCAGGAGCGGTAACTCCCCAGCCCTCGCCTCTACCCTCATAGTGACATGTCGAGGCTGGGAAATTCATGGGGAGGATAAATATTTGATGAATTGCAAGAGAGGAATAAATTATTGATGGAGATGGATTAAAGCGCCAGTGAAACTGGAACTGCCGGGGGTGGCGGTGGGACCCCAGCGCGTGAAGGGGTGTTCGTTTGTTTACGTGTGCTCTGAACGGGCACGTGTGCCCGACATGCGCGGGCAGATGAGCCAGGGCACTATGAGGGTCCCAACAGGTATGTGGACTCATGATCTGGGCAGTGACTTAGCAGTGTACTCGCCAAAAACTATCTTGCTCCCCGAGCTGAGTGTATGGATACTCGATCCATAAAATACAACTCAGAGCCCATTCTCATGTCTGTCTGGTTCAGGTGGCAAAGAGCAAGGCCAGGGAGGTCTTGGGGGCTTCACATTTGAAGACCTACTTTCCTCATGCTTTTTTACCACCTCAGAGAATAAGTGAGGGGAAAGAgcatcaaaaccagctttcCCTGGACATTTCTACTGTCTAGAAACAAGGGTATTAGAGCAAAATTACATCTTTAGGTCCTTTTGCCCCATGAACGCCTGCCTCAGGCGCTAAAAATGcatcagaaggaaagaagaacgGTGACTTGCAAAGTAGAGGTGTTTGATCCGGGACAGATAATAAACATGAGGCCCTCCCTCTGGCAGGTGTCTGTCCCAGCAAAACTTCACCTCCAGGCGCTGCACACGAGGAGATGCTGACTGCAGGGTCCACTAAGTGGGAACGTATTTTAATAATAGGTGTGAAGCGCAGCACTTCTCTACTTCAAAGCGTTTTCCAGTGCTGAGTCAACTGTAATAATCATTATTAAAAACACTGTTAATTGAGCCCCTTAGGTGGACGTGTGCATCGCCTGAGTCATTGCATTTGCACCGTGACATGCATACTCACTCCCTTCCTGCTGGTTTTCCCCCCCCAATTCTCCCATAGGATCCCAATTAGCCGGGGAATCCAGCAGCACTTACATACGTCCTTCCCTGGCTGCACGTGTGAAGTTCCTCTGATAGCAATGGGCTGGCTCACCCCTTGGCTCATGGGTGTGCGCGACGGATCGGGCCCTCAGACCAGGAGCCAGCTGGGTGCAGAGTGTCTCTGTCTCCATAAAAGGTTTTTGGAtataggaagagaaaaaaaattcatttgtggcttgaggaaaaaaaccccaaaaccagcttCAGCATAGTCAGTCAGGGCAATGACCCAAGCAAAGGCTagaaatgagcagaaaagaTGAGGTTTTGGACCCAGAGCAGAGCCTGGGGTCCTCTATCCCAAGCTTTGTCCAGGTGATGGTAGGTCAAggattcagcttttcttcagatCCCCAAAAATCCAGCACAGATGCCATAGGTAAGGTTCACCTCAGGGCTCTCTGCCTCTCATACCGGCCAAAAGCTCAGCCAGCAGTTATTGTTACTGGTGACTATTAATGGTGGCTGTACTGTGGTAGTGCCTAGGGGCATGTCTACCGGCTCAACACTTCGCCATGCCCAGGTCTCACGCTGACTCCAAGCAGCCAGCTCAGGTGCCGGAAGCGATGGAGCGGCGACAGCGCTCCACccttttccttcaccttcccgGCGGGTCATCACCCAGGGCAGGTTCCCACCATCACGGCCACGCTGCTCCTGGCACCCACGTGGCCGTCAGCCCTGTGGCGTGCAGAGCACGCACATCACCTTCACGTGCCACTGCAACCCTGCCCCGGCCAGCACGACGTGACTCCCTCGAGCAGCCTGGCTGATGTCAGGAGCCATCTCACCCCCTCCGACCCGCTGCTGAGCCACTCGCGCCCCTCTGCCATTAACATCCAAAGCATCTGCGACCCCCATTTTTGTaagaagggaaactgaggcatgcCTCTGCAAAGAAACGCCGGGTGACAAAGCTGACTGCAGACCTGTCTAGCAGAAAGACACTTGCTCACCTCTCCTGTGGTCCACTCCAAGGCAAGAAAGTCCTGGCCATTCCCAGCCAAGGCCCCCAGACCCATGGTTAACTGGAGCTGGACCGATGCCCACCACTGCCACAGCAGTTCATAACGAACCACGCTGAAGAATTACTACCTCTGAAAAGCTGCAATACTAAATGCCAGTCAGCCTGCCTTTTCCCAGCCATCATGTTAATTGAGTTTGCTTCCCTCGCTGGAGCCCagccaggaggaagaaaaaggctttttgtgTTGCAAACAAGAAGGATGAGCCACTGCTGATGTCTCCGTCCCAAACCCTCTCTCCATCCCCATGCAAAGGAGGCACAGACACATCGCCGGCTGTTGTGCACAGAGCAATAAGCCTGCTTCGTTACCCCTTCTGTGTGAGTTGAGATGACGAACTTTCTTCAAGGATCCCTGAAAGGATTTATtatacttttctttcctcttccccatttCAGCCCTACACCACAATCTGCTGAACACGCAGGCGTATGAACGAGGCTCCTTCACTGATGACAGAGCCTAAATAATCCTAAGCCTCCATCAGCCTGGCCTGCGGGCGGGTACGATGTGATTTttgcccccagcagccccccccttTCTCAGGGTGGCTTCAGCCAGCCTCGACAGGACGTTTCACGACAGCCTGACCCGGCACTCAATCTCCCGGCTTCTCTGGGCACCAGTAACACTGCTCAGCACTGGCAAGGAGGATTTAGTGTTTGCTGCTGCCCCAAGACTCCCCCATCACCCTGAAGGAGGAATATTTTGACAGCAGAGGCCAGAGAGAAATGCTCTGAGATTTTGGGACACTCGGAGGTCCTCCCTTCTGCCTCCCAATTGTTATAGTGCAGGTGTAATAGTAACATATCCAACGCAGAATTAAGTTTCATCTCTGAACAAGACTTAAATACCATTGCACACCATCTTAAGCACTAGCAGAAAATTACAGGGTCTGCCCACAAGCTCTCCTGGCTCCTGCATGATGTCCCCCCTCTGGCAcccctgtccccaggctgcGCTTTCCCCTCTCGCAGACCCAAAGGCCGTCCAGGGAGCAGACGTGTGCCTGCCCCTGCACCACGCTGAGCTGCAGGTGAGGGGCTTTGCTGATCTCTGCGTGGTCCTGGGCGAGGATCTGACACACGGAGATGAACGCATGGATGTAAACGcatcctgcagccccacagaCACACACTTTGCTCCACCATCCATCACGTAAAGGGCACTGGGCTTCTGCCAGGCTATTTTCCCTGTCAGGAACAAATGTATATTAGGTTGTTAATTAAAAGCAGCCAAGCTGCACTCAGACATGACTGAGGCCACAAGAACCTTTTAATCCAATGTGAATTTATAAAAGGGGCCCCTCCATGGAAAAGCAGTCCTTGGGCTTCATGGAGAGGCAGAAACTGCTGGCTTGGACACATGGGTTGGCAGTGCTGCAGGGTGTCTTGTGATGGAGGCAGGCAATATAAGGAGATATAAAGAGAGATAAAGTCAGTCTGAAAGGCAAAGCCTTTCTGGAGGGACATTCCTCCATGGCACGGACCTTTCAGACTGACTTTTTAGCCATTGAAGGGTCGTTGGAACCATTTCCAACTTCAGGGTCTCATCCCCAGACCTCCTGCCCTCATCTCTCTGGCCCTGGGAGGTGATTTCCCTCCTGGCAGGAGCTCAGTGCAGGTTTCTGCTGGGCACAGTCTCTCCGGGGAGGTACACAG
Protein-coding regions in this window:
- the USH1G gene encoding pre-mRNA splicing regulator USH1G, which produces MNDQYHRAARDGYLDLLKEATKKDLNSPDEDGMTPTLWAAYHGNLDALRLIVSRGGDPDKCDIWGNTPLHLAAANGHLNCLSFLISFGANIWCLDNDYHTPLDMAAMKGHMECVRYLDSIAAKQSSLNPKLVSKLKDKAFRDAERRIKDCVKLQKKHHERMEKRYRKEMSDNSDTMSFSSYSSSTLSKKFQHMSMVTSLPYSQATIHGTAKGKTKIQKKLEKKKQVDGTFKIYEDGRKSVRSLSGLQLGNDVMFVKQGTYASPKEWTRRNIRDMFLTDEDTVSRAISDPGLHVDSAHSEVSTDSGHDSLFNRPGLGTMVFRRNYISSGLFGIGREDAGTLGEDNTDGVGVKLRSRLQRSPSLNDSIGSANSLQERNAEELPWDEVELGLDDDDEPDTSPLETFLASLHMFEFISILKKEKIDLEALMLCSDNDLKSINIPLGPRKKIVDAIQRRRQTLEKPDVIVDTEL